The genomic region CGTGGGCGCCATTGTCGCCGATCGGGGACTGCTGGGGATCGTGGGATTTATCTCGTTTCTGCTGTTCAGCACGATGGTCTTTGGTTCGATCCGGCATGCGCTCAATATCGTGTTCCAAGCCGGCCCCGCCCGGAGTTTCCTGCGCGGGACGGCCCACGATCTGCTCATGATGGCTTTCTGCGTCGGTCTGCTGATCGTGGCGATCGGCCTCGCGTCGGTGGAGACCATCATCGGCAATCTCGGTGAGCATGTCCCCTGGGCAGGGGCTCTGTGGGGACAGGGCATGCAAGTGCTCCATCAGGTCATCGCGACCATGCTCGGCGGCAGTTTGATCCTAGGGCTCTACCGGTTCTCTCCGGTCAAGACGTTGAAGCTCGGGTCCCTGGGCGTGGGCGCAGGCGTGGCGGTCGTCCTGTTCTGGTTTGCCAGGCAGGGGTTTGCCTGGTACGTGCACTTCGCTCAGGCCAGCATAGCCTTATACGGGGCGTTGGGCGCCTTTCTCTTTTTCTTCGTCTGGCTCTATTACGTGTCGGTGGTGTTTCTAGTGGGCGCGGAAGCGGGCTGGGTCTTTGAACATTGGGAGAGGCCCGATCAGCCGGCGCGAGCGGAACGGTGAGGTTGTCGACCGTGATACACGCATGAGGAGGAAGACGAGATGGCAGCAAATCGGCAATCGGCACTGAACGGGCTTCATCGACTCGACGGCTATCTGCCGATCGAAGACTACGGCCTTGTCGGAGACGGAGCCACGGCAGCGCTCATCGGACGGGACGGAAGCCTGGCGTGGTTGTGTCTGCCTCGTTTCGATTCACCACCCTTGTTCTGCAGTCTGCTGGATCAAACGCACGGGGGCCATTTCACCGTCGCGCCTGCCAGCGTGCTGGAATCCCGCCAATTCTATGAACACGATACCGCCCTGTTGGTGACAGAGATGAGAACGTCCACCGGTCTGTTGCGGGTCACGGACTTCTGTCCCTTAGTGGCGGGAGCCGACCTCTCGGAGGACGTGTCGGCGACGCGGCGAGAATTGCTGCGGACTGCCACGGTCGTTGAAGGAAGCATAGATCTGACGATTCACCTCGAGCCTCGTGGCGGAGCTGAGGCGGATCCCCGTGACGGTGGGATTCGCATTCGTTGCCGCGCACAGCCCGATCTGACCCTTCACCTCTACTCCACTGTTCCGTTGACCGGGTTGCGCACGTCGGTGACGATTAAGGCCGGGCAATCGCTCCACCTGCTCCTCTGTTGGAGGCAAGGAGCTGCGCATGCTCCCCGCTTCGACGAGGCCGCGCTCCGCAGGGACACGGTAGCCGTCTGGCGTCGGTGGCTCGCGCATCTGACGTATCACGGTCCTCAGGAGGCGCTGGTTCGCCGGTCGGCCATTACCATCAAGCTGCTGGACCATTTTGAGAACGGCGCGATCGTCGCGGCTCCGACTTCTTCACTGCCGGAGCTCATCGGCGGGTCACGCAACTGGGACTACCGGTATGCGTGGGTGCGGGATGCGGCCTTCTCCGTCTATGCGCTCCATCGTGTCGGTCTCTCGCACGAAGCGGCCGGATTTCTCGGCTGGGTGCTTGATGCCGTGGACCGGGACGGTATGCCGAGAGTGATGTATGACCTCGATGGGCGGATGCCTCCGGACGAACGGGAGGACGGTGGATTGGAAGGGTACCGACGTTCAGGGCCAGTCCGGTGGGGCAACGCGGCGGCCGCGCAACATCAGCACGATGTCTATGGAGAAATTCTGGACTGCGCCTATCAATGGGCCGCGCATCATGGGGCCATTCCCGTTCCGCTCTGGGAGCGGCTCCGGAAATTGGCGGATGCCGCTGCCCGGGAGTGGCGGACGCCGGACCACGGGATCTGGGAAGTCCGCACAAGCGGGCGGCCCTTTACCTATTCAGCCGCCATGTGTCAGGTGGCGCTGGACCGCGCCGCCCGGATGGCGGAGCGGTTCTCCCTTCCCGGACCTTCCCAGACATGGCGATACACGGCAGATGAGATCGGGCAGGCGATCTTGAAAGAAGCCTGGGATGAGAAGCTGCAGTCGCTGACGGAACATCTGGGAGGGGGCGGGTTGGATGCGAGTCTGCTGACGCTGCCGCTTCGCCGGGTCGTGAAGGCCGATCATCCCCAAATGGTCGCGACGACCAGCGCGATCGTCAAGCGATTGGGCGCGGGGAAGGGGCTGCTCTACCGGTACTTGCCGGAGGAATCGCCCGATGGCATCGCCGGTCACGAAGGCGCGTTCCTGCTCTGCAGCTTCTGGCTGGTGGACAATCTCGCGCATCAGGGACGGCTTGACGAGGCCGTGGAACTATACGACTCGCTCTGTGCGCGGGCGGGGCCGCTCGGGCTGTTGCCCGAAGAAATCGACCCATCGACCGGGGCCTTTCTCGGCAACTACCCCCAGGCGTTTAGCCATATCGGTGTGATCGCGAGCGGGGCCAATTTGGCCAAGCAGCTGCGAAAGGCCGGACGAACCGTATGACCCTGTCGAAGACGACCAAAGGGCCGGCCCGTGACGAGGCCGGCGATCCGCCGCTCATTGATCCGATGGTGGAACCGTTCCGGGCATTCATCCATACGGAGTCGGCGGCGGGCATTCTGCTGATGGCCGCGACGCTCATCGCCCTGGTCTGGGCCAACTCGCCGTGGGCGGATGCCTATGCCGCGTTCCGGCGATTGCCGGTGACGTTCGGGGCGGGCGACTTCGTACTCACGGAACCGCTGGTCCTCTGGATCAACGATGGGTTGATGGCGATGTTCTTTTTCGTCGTCGGTTTGGAGATCAAACGAGAGGTGCTGGTCGGTGAACTCTCCTCCCTGCGCCAAGCCGCGTTGCCTCTCGCCGCCGCGGTGGGGGGAGCGGTCCTTCCCGCGCTGCTGTATACGGCGTTCAACGGGGGGACGGAAGGGGCCAAGGGCTGGGGCATTCCCATGGCCACGGACATCGCTTTCTCACTCGGGATTCTCTCGTTGCTCGGGAAAGGGGTGCCGCTGGCACTGAAAGTGTTCCTCGTCGCGCTGGCCATCGGCGATGACTTAGGCGCGGTCCTGATCATCGCCTTCTTCTACACCTCGACGATCTCCTGGGTGAGTTTGGAGGTGGGGGGCGGATTCCTGGTTGCCCTGATCGGCGCAAACGTCGTTGGTATTCGCCATCCGCTCGTCTACGGGATGCTGGGGATCGGCGGCTTGTGGCTGGCGTTCTTCCTCTCCGGTGTCCACCCGACGATCGCCGGCGTGCTCGCGGCGTTCACGATTCCGGCGCGAACACGGTTGTCCGGCGAGGAGTTCATCACGCGGAGCCGTGCGCTGCTCGATAGGTTTCAGAAGGCGATGGAGCCGGGCGGCCCTCCGCTTGCCAACAAGACCAGACAGAAAGTGGCCTCCCGTTTGCAACAGGCGGTCCGTGAAGTGGGCACTCCTCTCCAACGTCTGGAGCAGACCCTGCACCCGTGGGTGACGGCTGTGGTTCTGCCTATCTTCGCATTGGCCAACGCCGGCGTCACGCTCGAAGGCGATCCGGTCGTGACATTGGGTCATCCCGTCGCGCTCGGCATCCTGGCCGGCCTGGTCATCGGCAAGCCGGTCGGGGTGATCGTGGCGTCGTGGCTGGCGATTCGTGTCGGATTGGCGACCATGCCGCCGGATCTGACCTGGCGCCACATCATCGGGATCGGATTTCTGGCCGGTATCGGCTTCACGATGTCGCTGTTCATCGAAGGGCTGGCGTTCGGGAAAACGCCGCTCGACGCCCCGGCCAAAGTGGGTATCCTGACTGCCTCGGCGGTGGCGGGGACCATCGGGTGGTGGTTGTTGAGGCGGATTCACACGGAGGGAAGACGATGAACGATCAAGAACTGATCAATCGACCGCTAATCAGGGCCTGGTTGTGGTGGGCGTTGATCTGGTTAACGTTCTTTCCGATCGTGGGGGTGGTGGTCTCGATCAAATTCCACAATCCTGGATTTCTCGATGGCATCTCCTGGTTGACATTCGGCCGGTTGCGTCCGATCCATGTCAATGGCGTCATCTTCGGATCGTTCTCAACCGTCTTCCTCGGGCTCCTCTACTACATCGTGCCGCGTCTCTGCGGGGTGCGGATGTACAAAGAGGAGTGGGGCTGGTGGCTCCTGTGGCTATGGAACGGGTTTCTGGTTCTCGGCAACGCCTCATTTCTGTTCGGGTTCAATATGGGACTCGAAGCCGGGGAGTTCGAATGGCCCTTCAATCTGCTCCGGTTCGTTATCCTGGGTTTGATCACCGTGCAGGTGCTTGGCACCGTCTTTCGGCGGACCGAGCGGCGGTTCTACGTCGCGATGTGGTACACGACCGCCGCGCTGATCTGGACGATCATGAACCTGATTCTCGGCAATGTGCTGTTGACCTATGCCGAAGATATTGCGGGGGTCAACAGCGCGGCCATGCACGGGTTGTACATCCACTACATCGTCGGGCTCTGGATCACTCCCGCCGGCCTGGCGCTGATCTATTACTTCTTACCGCTCAGCGCCAAGACCCCGTTATATAGTCACAAGCTGTCGTTACTGGGATTCTGGGGGCTGGCTTTCTTTTATCCGTTTGTCGGCACGCATCACTATCTGTACAGTCCGATTCCGCACTGGACACAGACGATCTCGATCGTGACCAGCATGTTGTTGATCATCCCGGTCTGGACCGTGGTGGTCAATTTTTTCGGTACGATGCTGGGACGATGGGGCACTGTCGCCGGCGGGGGCGGAGGCGACAACTACGCAGCCAAGTTCCTGATGATGGGAGCGGTCTATTACCTGATCGGCTGTTTCCAGGGCTCGGTCGAGGCGCTGCGTCGGGTTCAGGAGTTGACTCACTTCAATGACTTCGTGATCGCCCATTCCCATCTCACCGTGTTCGGCACCTTCGTCGTGTGGGCGGTAGGCTCCGCCTATTATGTCTGGCCGCGCGTCACAGGCCGGAAGCTCTGGAGCGACAAGCTGGCGAGTTGGCACTTCTGGTTGACCGTCGTCGGCTTCACGGTGATGGTCGTGGGGCTGTCTGCTCAAGGGTTCGTCCAGGGTTCCATGCTCGAGTACGGGGCCAATTTCGTGGATACGGTGAAAGAGATGAAACCCTGGTGGGTCGCGCGCACACTGGGAGGCGTGGCAATGGACGTGGCGCTGCTCCTGATGGTCGTCAATTTCTACAAGACTGCGCGAGCGGGGGAGGCGTTGGAGCCGGAGGTGTTCGAGGCCGCCCGCCCGGCCGATACGCCGATAGAGGTCGTCGCCAAGGGAAGCTGGATCGAAAGCCCCTCCACGGTCTTCCTGGTTGCGGGGTTCGGGTTTTTCTTTCTTGCCGTCGGCGTGCAGGGCGTCACCCCCTGGTTGATGACTGAAACGCGCACGACCACCGTCGAGGACCCCGTCACAAAGTCGGCGATCCAGGTGGCGGACTATACGCCCGAAGAGCTGAAGGGCCGGCAGGTGTATATCCGCGAGGGCTGTTGGTACTGTCATTCGCAATACGTGCGTCCCGTCACCGGAGAGTCGTTCCGCTGGGGGCCGGTGTCGCAGGCCGGCGAATATGCCTATGACCGGCCACACCTGTTCAGCACGCGACGCATCGGTCCGGACCTGACCAGAGTGGGCCGGAAATATGGCGACGATTGGCATGCCGCCCATTTTTGGAACCCGCGGGAAGTCGTGCCGGACTCTATCATGCCGGTGTTCCCCTGGCTGTTCG from Nitrospira sp. harbors:
- a CDS encoding YihY/virulence factor BrkB family protein, with the translated sequence MERSRHGIVLLVSARRAFTSAWLMTRAVILKFDRDYGLFLASGLAFSLLLYMIPLALLAISILGYTVLESQEALEEVQSVIRQFLPRSEQIFAEHVGAIVADRGLLGIVGFISFLLFSTMVFGSIRHALNIVFQAGPARSFLRGTAHDLLMMAFCVGLLIVAIGLASVETIIGNLGEHVPWAGALWGQGMQVLHQVIATMLGGSLILGLYRFSPVKTLKLGSLGVGAGVAVVLFWFARQGFAWYVHFAQASIALYGALGAFLFFFVWLYYVSVVFLVGAEAGWVFEHWERPDQPARAER
- a CDS encoding glycoside hydrolase family 15 protein; amino-acid sequence: MAANRQSALNGLHRLDGYLPIEDYGLVGDGATAALIGRDGSLAWLCLPRFDSPPLFCSLLDQTHGGHFTVAPASVLESRQFYEHDTALLVTEMRTSTGLLRVTDFCPLVAGADLSEDVSATRRELLRTATVVEGSIDLTIHLEPRGGAEADPRDGGIRIRCRAQPDLTLHLYSTVPLTGLRTSVTIKAGQSLHLLLCWRQGAAHAPRFDEAALRRDTVAVWRRWLAHLTYHGPQEALVRRSAITIKLLDHFENGAIVAAPTSSLPELIGGSRNWDYRYAWVRDAAFSVYALHRVGLSHEAAGFLGWVLDAVDRDGMPRVMYDLDGRMPPDEREDGGLEGYRRSGPVRWGNAAAAQHQHDVYGEILDCAYQWAAHHGAIPVPLWERLRKLADAAAREWRTPDHGIWEVRTSGRPFTYSAAMCQVALDRAARMAERFSLPGPSQTWRYTADEIGQAILKEAWDEKLQSLTEHLGGGGLDASLLTLPLRRVVKADHPQMVATTSAIVKRLGAGKGLLYRYLPEESPDGIAGHEGAFLLCSFWLVDNLAHQGRLDEAVELYDSLCARAGPLGLLPEEIDPSTGAFLGNYPQAFSHIGVIASGANLAKQLRKAGRTV
- the nhaA gene encoding Na+/H+ antiporter NhaA; translation: MTLSKTTKGPARDEAGDPPLIDPMVEPFRAFIHTESAAGILLMAATLIALVWANSPWADAYAAFRRLPVTFGAGDFVLTEPLVLWINDGLMAMFFFVVGLEIKREVLVGELSSLRQAALPLAAAVGGAVLPALLYTAFNGGTEGAKGWGIPMATDIAFSLGILSLLGKGVPLALKVFLVALAIGDDLGAVLIIAFFYTSTISWVSLEVGGGFLVALIGANVVGIRHPLVYGMLGIGGLWLAFFLSGVHPTIAGVLAAFTIPARTRLSGEEFITRSRALLDRFQKAMEPGGPPLANKTRQKVASRLQQAVREVGTPLQRLEQTLHPWVTAVVLPIFALANAGVTLEGDPVVTLGHPVALGILAGLVIGKPVGVIVASWLAIRVGLATMPPDLTWRHIIGIGFLAGIGFTMSLFIEGLAFGKTPLDAPAKVGILTASAVAGTIGWWLLRRIHTEGRR
- a CDS encoding cbb3-type cytochrome c oxidase subunit I; this encodes MNDQELINRPLIRAWLWWALIWLTFFPIVGVVVSIKFHNPGFLDGISWLTFGRLRPIHVNGVIFGSFSTVFLGLLYYIVPRLCGVRMYKEEWGWWLLWLWNGFLVLGNASFLFGFNMGLEAGEFEWPFNLLRFVILGLITVQVLGTVFRRTERRFYVAMWYTTAALIWTIMNLILGNVLLTYAEDIAGVNSAAMHGLYIHYIVGLWITPAGLALIYYFLPLSAKTPLYSHKLSLLGFWGLAFFYPFVGTHHYLYSPIPHWTQTISIVTSMLLIIPVWTVVVNFFGTMLGRWGTVAGGGGGDNYAAKFLMMGAVYYLIGCFQGSVEALRRVQELTHFNDFVIAHSHLTVFGTFVVWAVGSAYYVWPRVTGRKLWSDKLASWHFWLTVVGFTVMVVGLSAQGFVQGSMLEYGANFVDTVKEMKPWWVARTLGGVAMDVALLLMVVNFYKTARAGEALEPEVFEAARPADTPIEVVAKGSWIESPSTVFLVAGFGFFFLAVGVQGVTPWLMTETRTTTVEDPVTKSAIQVADYTPEELKGRQVYIREGCWYCHSQYVRPVTGESFRWGPVSQAGEYAYDRPHLFSTRRIGPDLTRVGRKYGDDWHAAHFWNPREVVPDSIMPVFPWLFEPAKAGDAPELNDDGKALVLYVQKLGTGIGDWREGFVATQVSSGQVLNASPQSQDELLMLGKSVYERRCLGCHGVKGDGLGPSARFMTPRPRDFTTGIFKFRSTSGKDSLPTDIDLYSTITHGLWGTAMPAWQEVSDHERRAVVQYIKTFSGRWRDEVVPPSMTIAAEPPISIVSLEKGKALFGANCMLCHGAEGKGDGPMAPILKDVWGQPLKPANFTLPAGLSGGVKLGHDGEHLYKTVITGIGGTPMPVFWEQLSPEEIWDIVHYVQSLRVKAHEAELVAAGLKETDWEQARSRIWAALSPAARRGELDKDVVQR